The following DNA comes from Mucisphaera calidilacus.
CGTCTCGGAACGCCTTGGCAAAACCGCCATCCTGAATGTGCTTGAGCGCCGCAGCCATACGCTGCTTCGTCGCGTCATCGCAGATCTTCGGACCGGTGTAATAATCACCGAACTCCGCCGTGTTCGAAATCGAGTAACGCATGTAGTCCAGACCACCACGCTTGATCAGATTAATGATCAGCTCCAGCTCGTGGCAGACCTCAAAGTACGCCAGCTCAGGCGGATAACCCGCCTCGGTCAGCACCTCGAAACCCTTCTTGATCGACTCGCTCAGACCGCCGCACAACACCACCTGCTCGCCGAACAGGTCCGTCTCGCACTCGTCCTTGAAACTCGTCACCAGAATGCCGCCCTTGCCCCCGCCAACGCCGATCGCCCACGCCATCGCCTTCTCACGCGCCGTGCCGCTCGCGTCCTGATGAATCGCCATCAGGCAAGGCACACCGCCACCCTTCTCAAACTCCCAACGCACCGTGTGACCCGGACCCTTCGGCGCCACCATCACCACGTCCACGTCCGCAGGCGGAGCGATCGTCTTGAAGTGCACGTTGAACCCGTGCGTGAACCCGAGCGTCATCCCCGCCGTCAGATTCGGCGCAATCGACTGCTCGTAAACATCAGGCTGAACCTCGTCA
Coding sequences within:
- the ilvC gene encoding ketol-acid reductoisomerase, encoding MAIETLYDKDGSLDGLSGKTVAVLGYGSQGHAHAQNLRDSGVKVIVANRKDSANGKLASEHGFEPMAVDEAVKAADMVILTLPDEVQPDVYEQSIAPNLTAGMTLGFTHGFNVHFKTIAPPADVDVVMVAPKGPGHTVRWEFEKGGGVPCLMAIHQDASGTAREKAMAWAIGVGGGKGGILVTSFKDECETDLFGEQVVLCGGLSESIKKGFEVLTEAGYPPELAYFEVCHELELIINLIKRGGLDYMRYSISNTAEFGDYYTGPKICDDATKQRMAAALKHIQDGGFAKAFRDDYAKGFPWFKKQREENKGHGVEKVGKELRAMMPWLDPVDLDKD